Below is a genomic region from Miscanthus floridulus cultivar M001 chromosome 1, ASM1932011v1, whole genome shotgun sequence.
agcatctcaggaactagctttctcaaagaaaaagtctaaacgacagaagggttcatgtttcgatccgatcaaccatggatatgagattctagagggtggcggaactaacattggtggtgaagaccgtggtgctcaaaaacataaagtagtgatcaatgagaacaagtgtacgtgtggaaaaccgatcatataccataggccttgctcccacatgattacagcctgtcgccttagacgtgttgaccctgaggtccctccccgtatggccgcggagttctctttgaggaacctaatgagcacctggaatcctcagttcgagccatATCTTGAtgagagtcaatggcctacttatgatggccccaagtatgtggctgatcttggtttactctggaagagtagaggacctaggcggcggaagcggttcaggatgaacatggaccgagccacgaaaggtagatcaaccacgagtaaggttgggagacattttgtagaggacacccaaaagagccgttgctctggttgccataagccgggccacaataagagaaaatgtcctgaactacttagacaacaggtatccatcaagctagctactagaattgctttgtgtaatggtacattggtttacttttgtttttttttatttttatgttacttcgtaccacatacacatgctttaaCTTACACTAATGGTTTGTCAttgcttatgttgcaggatggatcggttcccccttcttgatccaaggttcgatgagcaccaccgggctcggaggatcgagaacggagaggtatattcaacaattcgtatgaaaacactgcattgttcatgttttgctctatagtccatgctctttataaagtgacatgaactaatactttttcatgcttgttttttttgcaggttttgaatgtgctgaggccaatgacacatgaggcctctacgaccatggtctatgatgagaggtacacgcccctcctgAAGGTGGTGAACCTTGCTACTGTTGCTCGTGTTTGTCGTCGAGGCACGCCACCTTTCAACCTAGCGGCGCTGACGGCgttgatagatcggtggcgtccggagacacacagctttcacctaccatgcggggagatgacggtcactctcgaggacgttgccatgatccttggagtcaaaatccgaggattcccagtgacaggagacacggagtctgaaggatggcagcagcgggttgagcacttcttgggacgGCCCCTAGCGGCAATTGAGGCTGGCCAGAAACGGcgcagcagtggggtgtccctgaggtggcttcgtcagcagtttcgggagtgcccacccaacgtagACGCCGAGACCGTGACATACTACTGTCGGGCCTACGTCCTCCACATGTTAGGTACGGTTCTCTTCCCTAACGGCACTGGAGACACGGCGTCCTGGATGTACATCCCGTGCCTTTTGAACTAGGAGGATGccggcaataggagttggggctcgactatacttgccttcctgtacCGTCAGCTTTGCGAGGCTTGCCGCCGTCCTAGAGGCTCGCACGCTACAATGTCAGGCTGCATCACACTAttgcaggtaataaagcaaagttgtacaagttaccactacaattcaatgtattttcttaacaaaagtgattaacattcatgtttccactcttttttgcagatttggatgtgggagaggcttccagttgggagaccgcatcagcttgatcccccacaaccttggtttcctcaaggagacgcAGTTGTCGCCCCTACCGTGGCACACCTCTACGAGCGAGCCCATGGAACATACCACGTGTCATGCCACgcgtacatcagcttcaccaatgagctggacacccttttgccacagcatataagtttcccacccttttgccctaatcgaggatatgtgcacaaattgagcATCGACTAGTTGATGACGACGTTGTGTACAGGTTCAATGGAGCCCATATCGGCGGAGGCAAGTAACGGATCTCAACTTGAGCGCCTTGTGCATGGCAGACGAGGACGTCTGGACGATGAGGACCCCCTTATTTATTTCTATGCAGTtgagtaccatctccctcaccgtgtAGCACGGCAATTTGGTAGGCTACAGCCTTCTCCGCCCGATGATTTCTCCACCGGTTGGCAGCTCCACAAGTACGTAACATACAATATTTTGTTCGTTTCACATGAAagaatcattgagtaggccttcatattgccgatttggtgtaaaatttgcaggttcaacagacaaaaaaaataagaagatcaccaactggcagctggagcaccatcgctacattgatgagtggatgttgatggagcagaacaacatgggcatccacgccgtccatcgtgacaaggcattccatgattaccttgtttggtttggtcaacgaacaaggcttcaattgaggcccgcttggacggagcaagacattgctgacattgcgagcgaggatgagggcaacaacccatatgaccaagctacccgagaaggcaggcaagttgagatcgcccctgcgttagccagagctgtaagtgatacaactatttcaATCTCTGAGGTCTTTACTGTGATAGAGACTTAAATTATTGTTTTTGTTGTATAGAGCATggagataatgaggacagtggccgaccaaggaagggcattgatgattcctgtgggcgatcctgatgaggcctccatgttacgacaacacattcaggtagtcttctctcattcagttgatgttacatctttatatagttttgcgaccaaccccacttactaatagtgctttcaaaatgcagcgTGCCATGCATCGCCTACGAAAGGTAGCTACACGCCTTGGATGTAGACGTTCCCTGGATGTGGCAGTCCCACAATagcttggtgctggaccttctactgcacatgttggagggacttcatcttcacatggtgcacatggtggcatgacttcttcttcacatggtgcagcaactactgcagagggtggtcaaggacatggtcattatgatgatgaagttgatgaaggacagggagagtatgatcatgagtatgatgagattggcatgtcccagcttggagatgcaccccaaggaactcaaggcccctccgGTTCTGGACGTCCACATAGGACGCTCAGACCAGTGGACAGGTACACTCTAGGTACCTATCCGTCAAGGTACAAGGAGCgataaaagatccaaagacttcatatgctttattttgtgcatggactatgtatgcattggaccttgtactatgtttggactatgtttgttgattgatgaagcatatgtatggactatgttggatgttgaatgtgttggactatgttggatgcttaatgtgttggaccttttgtatgtacggatgttgaatgaatgtgtctgtcggtgtggtcatgtgttatgtgaatgtgtggaacgttgccatgtttcatgtttccagctattaagggcctccgtcgcaactcacaaggaagaaggggtgtcatcatccccatccttCATGTTACGATCAACCTCTGTTGGATCCACGATGACATGTTAGGAGAGTCGGGGAGCTAGCGAAGGGGACGCAAAGGGgacgaagcacgcaaagaagatccACGGTGACATGTTAGGAGAGTCGGGGAGCTAGCGAAGGGGACACAAAGGGgacgaagcacgcaaagaagagatGATATATTGGTGAACCCAGGGGCTCGACGTTTAGTCATTTGACGCCGACCCCTGGTACGTACTGGAAACCAATTCAccgaagcgccgaggtgcccaagctcggcgttTAGTCATTTCACGCCGACCCCTGGTGCTTACTGGAAACCCTTGCatcgaagcgccgaggtgcccaagctcggcgtgTTATGACTAAGCGCCGAGGTTCGGCCCAAACCGGGCCACGGCCGtttccaaaccctagggttggcgtgggccgcctcgacgccgagcctcagcccaactcgcagaaggccgagccaaaccctagggtcggcgtgggacgactcaacgccgagcctcagcccaccaCACGgccgccaaaccctagggtcggcatgccctagggtcggcgtgggccgactcaacgccgagcctcagcccacctcacacacggccgccaaaccctagggttggcgtgggccgactcaacgccgagcctcagcccacctcACACACCCCAAACCCTAGGGGAGCCTCAGCTCAACATGTAAACGCCGACCCAAACCATTTGGTATATGTTGcgatcctatttgcatgattcaaatgaaaaatctttctcaacgattcctcttcgactaacacgagttatactaataagagtagacaagttatatttatgtttgtatatttgttcctgcaggaaaaaccgattgttggttcgatttcaatcccctatttttagggagactcaaatctttttttcagtttgggaatcaaccatagtacatgaaacttagacgtaggtaaactgcaatttatgaaatagcggaggcacaacgattacactcacatcaaaagtaacaatggcatgtcgcaaactaaacctagcatgccttaggggattgaaagaaacaagtgatacagacattACAAAGGGAACACACTCAAataaaaactaacaatggcatgttgcaaactaaacctagcatgccttacgagattgaaaagaacaactcatacaagcattccacattcggattgactaacaaatgttggtcctaataatgctcccacatattgaactgagttgcgccttccccatagtatcctccagttgacggaggcggtggtggtggcggtggcggtggcggtggagaaggaggtccGTCCTTCTTATGGTTCGTGCACTCgcagtacggattattgcatagtgcctcctctacatcattgctgttgtcgtcgtccgacttgtccctgttaccacttccagggccatactctaggtcaaagatgcgtccctgtagatatgtgatgtactgttgatggggatagataggaggagggtcgacccatctagtgaagccacagttatctggacagcttgaatcctgaaaacccatctaccaataagtactactagaaa
It encodes:
- the LOC136452741 gene encoding uncharacterized protein yields the protein MISPPVGSSTSSTDKKNKKITNWQLEHHRYIDEWMLMEQNNMGIHAVHRDKAFHDYLVWFGQRTRLQLRPAWTEQDIADIASEDEGNNPYDQATREGRQVEIAPALARASMEIMRTVADQGRALMIPVGDPDEASMLRQHIQRAMHRLRKVATRLGCRRSLDVAVPQ